Proteins found in one Methanofollis fontis genomic segment:
- a CDS encoding NifB/NifX family molybdenum-iron cluster-binding protein yields MKFAVSTDGEGGPDAVVATDFGRGDTFTIVEAEGTEIRSVRVVDNDGRRIAQGAGIAAADQVILEGVDAVVAGHFGPHAEEIFGEEGIVIVYMPRVTVREAVERYHTAVQGT; encoded by the coding sequence ATGAAGTTTGCAGTTTCTACCGACGGCGAGGGGGGCCCGGATGCGGTTGTAGCCACCGATTTCGGACGGGGCGATACCTTCACCATCGTCGAGGCCGAGGGGACGGAGATAAGAAGTGTCCGGGTGGTTGATAACGATGGGCGGCGGATCGCACAGGGTGCCGGCATCGCCGCCGCCGATCAGGTGATCCTGGAAGGGGTCGACGCCGTCGTCGCCGGTCACTTCGGCCCGCATGCCGAGGAGATCTTCGGGGAGGAGGGGATCGTGATCGTGTATATGCCGAGGGTGACGGTCCGCGAGGCGGTGGAACGCTACCACACCGCCGTTCAGGGGACATGA
- a CDS encoding flippase: MLPAYRFTRLMDIDPIRRQSFISLTSTLGLTAVGFVATMYFAHILGSSMYGVYALFLAYYGIFSLIGDGGFGGAAVKRISEGNERNAYFTAFIFLRVALLAVSVVVVIALSDYLSREGTTSMVPWLLFALVAGIFYGVSVNGTYGEGMVGVSQTSNLFNNIFKVLLQILAVYLGYSTAGLVGGFISGMIVGGFFCLRYIHLDLARFTVAHLKKLFTFSIWIFLSTSGALVFSYADTILLGYFMSTADVGVYRIAFQFTAAATFTTTALRTTLYPKISRWHADNSLERINLSLARAVTYSLLLAVPVAVGGWILGDRLLYFFYGAGFAAGAPALAILLLVQIVNVFMYLQTMCLNAIDRPRESFYATGTAAVVNILLDLALIPILGIVGAAVATLITMLVNVAIARHYLARQIPVQIERGPVLHILLAAGAMALVVLAYRLAIPLSNIFLVLGAVALGGIVYGFVLLKADTGLHDEIRALVVQLGAPWPRWL; encoded by the coding sequence GTGCTCCCTGCCTACCGTTTCACCCGCCTCATGGATATCGATCCTATTCGAAGGCAGAGTTTCATCAGTCTCACCTCCACTCTCGGGCTCACCGCTGTTGGCTTCGTTGCAACGATGTATTTCGCCCATATCTTGGGGTCGTCAATGTACGGTGTGTACGCACTCTTCCTCGCCTACTATGGCATTTTCAGTTTAATCGGTGATGGTGGCTTTGGTGGGGCGGCAGTCAAACGGATATCAGAGGGAAACGAGAGAAACGCCTACTTTACTGCCTTTATATTCCTCAGGGTCGCCCTCCTCGCTGTCTCGGTAGTAGTGGTTATTGCTCTCTCCGACTACCTCAGTAGAGAAGGGACCACCAGCATGGTCCCATGGCTCCTCTTCGCTCTCGTAGCAGGTATCTTCTATGGTGTTTCAGTGAACGGCACCTACGGCGAAGGAATGGTCGGTGTGAGCCAGACCTCCAATCTTTTTAATAATATCTTTAAAGTCCTCCTCCAGATCCTCGCTGTTTACCTCGGCTACAGTACCGCCGGACTGGTAGGGGGATTCATCTCGGGCATGATCGTCGGGGGGTTCTTCTGTCTCCGTTATATTCACCTCGATCTAGCCAGATTCACCGTCGCACACCTCAAAAAACTCTTCACCTTCTCTATCTGGATCTTTCTTTCTACCAGCGGCGCCCTTGTTTTCTCGTACGCCGACACAATCCTCCTCGGCTACTTCATGTCCACCGCAGACGTCGGCGTTTACCGCATCGCCTTCCAGTTCACCGCTGCCGCCACCTTCACGACCACTGCTCTCCGGACCACCCTCTACCCAAAGATCAGCCGCTGGCACGCCGACAACTCCCTCGAGCGCATCAACCTTTCACTCGCCCGCGCCGTCACCTACTCCCTCCTCCTCGCCGTCCCGGTCGCCGTCGGCGGCTGGATCCTGGGCGACCGCCTCCTTTACTTCTTCTACGGCGCAGGCTTTGCCGCGGGCGCCCCGGCCCTCGCCATCCTCCTGCTGGTGCAGATCGTCAACGTCTTCATGTACCTCCAGACGATGTGCCTCAACGCCATCGACCGCCCCAGAGAGTCCTTCTACGCCACCGGCACGGCGGCGGTCGTGAACATCCTCCTCGACCTCGCCCTCATCCCCATCCTCGGGATCGTCGGGGCGGCGGTCGCCACGCTGATCACGATGCTTGTCAACGTGGCGATCGCCCGCCACTATCTCGCACGACAGATCCCGGTGCAGATCGAACGCGGGCCCGTTCTCCACATCCTCCTTGCCGCGGGGGCGATGGCCCTCGTCGTCCTCGCATACCGCCTCGCCATTCCCCTCTCGAACATCTTCTTGGTCCTGGGTGCCGTCGCTCTCGGGGGGATCGTCTATGGCTTCGTGCTGCTGAAGGCCGACACCGGGCTCCACGACGAGATCAGGGCCCTTGTAGTGCAGCTCGGGGCACCCTGGCCGCGGTGGCTGTGA
- a CDS encoding ATP-binding protein: MRFYGRTAELGLMERLYTAAPSFLVVTGRRRIGKTELIREFCRDKTALYFYVDANKSIEALIEEFGQLMTKTLDLPGYIRTDTPEAFLEFLFSYERPLVVVFDEFQRFQKVHPSFISQMQRFWDLKGRESNLFLIVSGSSVGMIRKIFLDGDAPLFRRADNILTLRPFEPRDCLAILKDLGVEEPAAQLELYLLFGGTIYYYTFLEKYGCTDLSSALDRLVLNDLAPLRREMSEVMIEEFGREHATYYEILAAIAEGKMAQKEIADFTGRAPTSLPPYLRELVDLLGILEYRVPVTEDRHRSKMGHYIFSDNFFRFYARYIYRNMSLYEGGRYELLKDRILSEWKDFTGRAFEEMVRALLVRETETQYEQAGAWWNRRGDEIDFLALGPQRDLAVEIKNRNLTFSEALGILSALEKKIPRVKGLSGPVELGIVARTIQGKESLREEDFSAWDLADLGICPVRE; the protein is encoded by the coding sequence ATGCGCTTCTACGGCAGGACGGCAGAACTCGGGCTGATGGAACGCCTCTATACCGCTGCACCCTCTTTCCTGGTCGTCACCGGAAGACGGCGAATCGGGAAGACCGAACTGATCAGGGAGTTCTGCAGGGACAAAACGGCCCTCTATTTCTATGTAGATGCAAACAAAAGCATCGAAGCCCTGATCGAGGAATTCGGACAACTGATGACAAAAACCCTCGACCTGCCCGGCTACATCAGGACCGATACCCCTGAAGCCTTTCTCGAATTTCTCTTCTCCTACGAACGCCCCCTGGTTGTCGTCTTCGACGAGTTCCAGCGCTTCCAGAAGGTCCACCCCTCGTTCATCTCGCAGATGCAGCGGTTCTGGGATCTCAAAGGCCGGGAGTCAAACCTCTTTCTCATCGTCTCGGGTTCGTCGGTCGGTATGATCAGAAAGATCTTCCTTGACGGCGATGCACCCCTCTTCAGGCGGGCCGACAATATCCTCACGCTCCGCCCCTTCGAGCCGCGAGACTGTCTCGCCATTCTCAAAGACCTCGGGGTGGAGGAGCCGGCGGCGCAGCTCGAACTCTATCTCCTCTTTGGCGGGACGATCTACTACTACACCTTCCTGGAGAAGTACGGCTGTACCGATCTGTCCAGCGCTCTTGACCGCCTCGTCCTCAACGACCTCGCCCCCCTCAGGCGTGAGATGAGCGAGGTCATGATCGAGGAGTTCGGGCGCGAGCATGCAACCTATTACGAGATTCTCGCTGCCATCGCAGAGGGAAAGATGGCCCAGAAGGAGATCGCCGATTTCACCGGTCGTGCACCGACCTCCCTCCCGCCGTACCTGCGGGAACTTGTCGACCTCCTCGGGATCCTCGAGTATCGCGTCCCGGTCACCGAGGATAGGCACCGGTCGAAAATGGGGCATTACATCTTTTCTGACAACTTCTTCCGGTTCTATGCCCGCTATATCTACCGGAACATGAGCCTGTACGAGGGAGGGCGTTATGAACTCCTGAAGGACCGGATCCTCTCTGAATGGAAGGACTTTACGGGCCGGGCCTTCGAAGAGATGGTGCGGGCCCTCCTGGTGCGGGAGACAGAAACACAGTATGAACAGGCCGGTGCCTGGTGGAACAGGCGCGGAGACGAGATCGACTTCCTGGCCCTGGGCCCTCAGAGAGACCTTGCGGTGGAGATCAAGAACCGAAACCTGACCTTCTCAGAGGCGCTGGGCATCCTCTCCGCCCTCGAAAAGAAGATCCCGCGGGTAAAGGGACTCTCAGGGCCGGTGGAGCTGGGGATTGTCGCCCGCACGATCCAGGGAAAGGAGTCGCTGAGGGAGGAGGACTTCTCTGCGTGGGACCTTGCCGACCTCGGGATCTGCCCGGTGAGAGAATGA
- a CDS encoding nucleotidyltransferase family protein yields MAGTVETIPETWKVRRILEILRQAKPDLQRKYGVREIGVFGSYSRNEQVEGSDVDILVDLADPIGWDVVDLRDDLEHLLGLKVDLVLKGGVSRRRNLMRSIFRDVVYVQA; encoded by the coding sequence ATGGCCGGAACGGTCGAGACGATCCCTGAGACCTGGAAGGTACGGCGGATCCTTGAGATTCTCAGGCAGGCAAAGCCCGATCTACAGAGAAAATATGGCGTCAGAGAGATCGGCGTCTTCGGGTCCTATTCCAGAAACGAGCAGGTCGAAGGGAGCGATGTGGATATCCTGGTCGATCTTGCAGATCCTATCGGATGGGATGTCGTGGACCTGCGGGACGACCTGGAACATCTTCTTGGTCTTAAGGTCGATCTGGTCCTGAAAGGAGGGGTCAGCCGGCGCAGAAATCTGATGAGATCCATTTTCCGGGACGTCGTCTATGTCCAGGCGTGA
- the wecB gene encoding non-hydrolyzing UDP-N-acetylglucosamine 2-epimerase, with the protein MKILTVVGARPQFIKCAPVSRELRKEHEEVLVHTGQHYDREMSDLFFEELGIPKPDYNLGIGSATHAHQTGEMLAGIEDLILEEKPDLLLVYGDTNSTLAGALAAAKVHVPVAHVEAGLRSFDRRMPEEVNRVLTDHCSDLLLCPTETAMENLRKEGITRGVHLTGDVMVDALLGHAEVAKTSPILAELGLERGQYRLATVHRAENTDDPAKLAAIMGALGDLGDVVLPCHPRTEKMLKNTGLYEEANRRIRLIPPVGYLEMLALESSAHQILTDSGGVQKEAYVLGVPCITLRETTEWVETVQDSWNMLVGSDHEAIVRAARTFSPKRERSDVFGKGEAARAIAVIIGEKTE; encoded by the coding sequence ATGAAGATCCTCACCGTCGTCGGGGCCCGCCCGCAATTCATCAAGTGCGCACCCGTCTCCAGGGAACTCAGAAAAGAGCACGAGGAGGTCCTCGTCCACACCGGCCAGCACTATGATAGGGAGATGTCAGACCTCTTCTTCGAGGAACTCGGGATCCCGAAACCGGATTACAACCTCGGCATCGGTTCTGCCACCCACGCACATCAGACCGGAGAGATGCTCGCCGGGATCGAGGATCTGATCCTGGAGGAAAAGCCGGACCTCCTCCTTGTCTACGGCGACACAAACTCCACCCTCGCAGGCGCCCTGGCGGCGGCAAAGGTCCATGTGCCCGTCGCCCATGTCGAGGCCGGCCTGCGGAGCTTCGACCGCCGAATGCCAGAGGAGGTGAACCGGGTGCTCACCGACCACTGCTCAGACCTCCTCCTCTGCCCGACAGAGACCGCGATGGAGAACCTGCGAAAGGAGGGGATCACGAGGGGCGTCCACCTCACCGGCGACGTGATGGTCGACGCCCTCCTCGGGCATGCGGAGGTGGCAAAGACCTCTCCGATCCTCGCCGAACTCGGGCTTGAGAGAGGCCAGTACCGCCTCGCCACCGTCCACCGGGCCGAGAACACCGATGATCCGGCAAAACTCGCCGCCATCATGGGGGCACTCGGCGACCTCGGCGACGTCGTCCTCCCCTGCCACCCGCGGACCGAGAAGATGCTCAAAAATACAGGCCTCTACGAAGAGGCAAACAGGAGGATCCGACTCATCCCCCCGGTCGGCTACCTGGAGATGCTCGCCCTGGAAAGCAGTGCACACCAGATCCTCACCGACTCCGGCGGTGTCCAGAAGGAGGCCTATGTCCTCGGCGTCCCGTGCATCACCCTCCGGGAGACGACCGAGTGGGTCGAGACCGTGCAGGACAGCTGGAACATGCTCGTGGGGAGCGATCATGAGGCAATAGTGCGGGCCGCCAGGACATTCTCGCCCAAGAGGGAGCGGTCGGACGTCTTCGGGAAGGGGGAGGCGGCGAGGGCGATCGCAGTGATCATCGGGGAGAAGACAGAGTGA
- a CDS encoding DUF2150 family protein: protein MAKKSAKEQEPMKLFYIFYSDERWNNWLSTLREADFEGDADAEEMPEGFRMLQSFVEDITISVLKIVKLYQNERFSKDEAIEKIGVVEGIVMADLPEDDDLCGIVGGMQLSLLPLFASCRAFLQEEYEGDAKALVKDGRKIAEENPEEALMMAAKIGAQIIDGGKFSATWLKTKDEPTIFDEWLAEIETMSEAVKSLKKFDEEPGDAS, encoded by the coding sequence ATGGCGAAAAAAAGCGCGAAAGAGCAGGAGCCGATGAAGTTATTCTATATATTTTACAGCGATGAACGCTGGAATAACTGGCTCTCAACCCTCAGGGAGGCGGACTTCGAGGGCGATGCCGATGCGGAGGAGATGCCCGAGGGGTTCAGGATGCTCCAGAGTTTTGTTGAGGACATCACCATCTCGGTGCTGAAGATCGTCAAACTCTACCAGAACGAGCGGTTTTCAAAGGATGAGGCGATCGAGAAGATCGGGGTTGTCGAGGGCATCGTGATGGCCGACCTCCCCGAAGACGACGACCTCTGCGGCATCGTCGGCGGGATGCAGCTCTCACTCCTGCCCCTCTTCGCCTCGTGCCGCGCCTTCCTCCAGGAAGAGTATGAGGGTGATGCCAAGGCGCTGGTGAAGGACGGGCGAAAGATCGCCGAGGAGAACCCGGAGGAGGCGCTGATGATGGCGGCGAAGATCGGCGCCCAGATCATCGACGGCGGGAAGTTCAGCGCCACCTGGCTGAAGACGAAGGACGAACCGACGATCTTCGATGAGTGGCTTGCCGAGATCGAGACGATGTCAGAGGCGGTCAAGTCCCTCAAGAAGTTCGACGAAGAACCCGGTGACGCATCGTGA
- a CDS encoding type II toxin-antitoxin system HicB family antitoxin has translation MPYKYAIEIFYSDEDEGFIAVVPELPGCSAFGATEEEALEEVKVAIELWMTVARQEGRDIPEPSGRERLRDLLMDKSAPCEPRETA, from the coding sequence ATGCCATATAAATACGCAATCGAGATCTTCTACAGCGATGAGGACGAGGGATTTATCGCCGTCGTCCCTGAGCTTCCCGGGTGTTCCGCATTCGGTGCGACCGAAGAGGAGGCGCTGGAGGAGGTGAAGGTCGCCATCGAGCTCTGGATGACGGTCGCCCGGCAGGAAGGAAGAGATATCCCCGAGCCCTCGGGTCGGGAGCGGTTGAGAGATCTTCTTATGGATAAAAGCGCTCCCTGCGAGCCGCGTGAAACGGCCTGA
- a CDS encoding IS1634 family transposase, producing MRLSNKHTKPLVRIKRIKGKEYWYEDTPYYDPETKQIRHKSRYLGKNIDGKPVKVRTETLSTSIASVPTNAYSHGPFLPLLAIIEDLHLDDYLSPLTSELETNVILALSMNRVVRPMAMHLVASWYEDTSLFLTNPDLPLSSQRISELLFEIGESGVPDAFMTSLLRSIGTDSTLIYDITSLSSYSQLIPLLEHGYNRDGLDLPQINFSLIFDTEHAIPVMYDIYPASIVDVVTLKNTVHRLSAHGIHNYTLVLDRGFFSQGNLEELLQEEISFVIPAPLTLKQVKEVLTEAQRDLESPQYLQMYQQDPIFVKPVTLTIQDIPVSGFCYYDLKREQTERNLFYIRLHDLKAKLESSRIPGWRRPEEVFKERAGKMANYFSWQVVENRFQVEIRKNAVSQRVNRMGKQIILAHSSLDWQECLTVYRERDAVEKAFRTLKQDIQVMPLNAKNESSMKGFLFVTFISLILRMRLLKWMTETGLMEDYTLEGMLLELAKIKKIKLANGEIMVTEISRRQRMILKKLGLCA from the coding sequence ATGCGCTTATCCAATAAGCACACGAAACCCCTCGTCCGGATCAAACGTATCAAAGGGAAGGAATACTGGTACGAAGACACCCCCTACTACGACCCCGAAACAAAGCAGATCCGGCACAAATCCCGATATCTCGGAAAAAACATCGACGGAAAACCCGTCAAAGTACGGACAGAAACCCTCAGTACATCCATCGCCTCCGTTCCCACAAACGCCTATTCTCACGGCCCGTTTCTGCCTCTCCTGGCAATCATCGAGGATCTTCACCTGGACGATTACCTCTCACCATTGACAAGCGAGCTCGAAACAAACGTCATTTTAGCGCTCTCCATGAACCGGGTCGTGCGGCCGATGGCCATGCACCTGGTCGCTTCGTGGTACGAAGATACCTCCCTCTTCCTGACCAATCCCGATCTTCCCCTTTCCAGCCAGCGGATCAGCGAACTTCTCTTTGAGATCGGTGAAAGCGGCGTCCCCGACGCATTCATGACGTCTCTCCTGAGGAGTATCGGTACCGACTCAACCCTGATCTACGACATCACCAGCCTGTCCAGTTACTCCCAGCTCATCCCACTCCTCGAACACGGCTATAATCGGGACGGCCTCGATCTGCCGCAGATCAACTTCTCGCTCATCTTCGACACCGAGCATGCGATTCCGGTCATGTACGATATCTATCCCGCCAGCATCGTCGATGTCGTCACGCTGAAGAACACCGTCCACAGGCTCAGTGCGCATGGCATCCATAATTATACCCTGGTCCTCGATCGAGGGTTTTTCAGCCAGGGAAACCTGGAGGAACTCCTTCAGGAAGAGATATCCTTTGTTATCCCGGCACCGCTCACCCTCAAACAGGTGAAGGAAGTGCTGACAGAAGCGCAACGGGATCTGGAAAGCCCGCAGTACCTGCAGATGTACCAGCAGGATCCGATCTTCGTAAAACCCGTTACCCTGACGATTCAGGACATTCCTGTCTCTGGATTCTGCTATTACGATCTGAAACGGGAGCAGACGGAACGCAACCTGTTCTACATCCGCCTGCATGACCTCAAAGCGAAACTTGAATCAAGTCGGATCCCTGGGTGGCGCAGACCGGAGGAAGTATTCAAGGAGCGGGCAGGAAAGATGGCGAACTACTTTTCATGGCAGGTGGTTGAAAACCGGTTCCAGGTTGAGATCCGGAAGAATGCGGTCTCGCAGAGGGTGAACAGGATGGGAAAACAGATCATCCTCGCCCACAGTTCGCTCGACTGGCAGGAGTGCCTCACGGTGTACCGGGAGCGCGACGCGGTGGAAAAGGCCTTCCGAACGTTGAAACAGGATATTCAGGTGATGCCCCTCAACGCGAAAAATGAGTCTTCGATGAAGGGATTTCTGTTCGTGACCTTCATCAGCCTGATCCTGAGGATGCGGTTGCTGAAATGGATGACGGAGACGGGGCTGATGGAGGACTATACGCTTGAGGGGATGCTGCTGGAACTGGCCAAGATCAAGAAGATCAAGCTCGCCAATGGCGAGATTATGGTGACGGAGATCTCGCGGAGGCAGAGGATGATCCTTAAGAAGTTGGGGCTATGCGCTTAA
- a CDS encoding nucleotidyltransferase domain-containing protein, translating to MVGPLTEHPAVLAVMLFGSTATGHRRPFSDIDLCIFASHPLRRDEKEELLSNSAPGYDLSLPGPATQQCTVCSGAERCFSAVMRCNCRG from the coding sequence ATGGTCGGGCCGCTTACAGAGCACCCGGCAGTCCTTGCCGTCATGCTCTTCGGCTCGACCGCAACCGGACACCGGAGGCCGTTTTCCGACATCGATCTTTGCATCTTCGCATCCCACCCCCTCCGGAGAGATGAAAAAGAGGAACTCCTCAGCAACAGTGCACCGGGATATGATCTCTCCCTTCCGGGACCTGCCACTCAGCAATGTACCGTGTGTTCAGGGGCGGAAAGGTGCTTTTCTGCCGTGATGAGATGCAATTGCAGAGGCTGA
- a CDS encoding nucleotidyltransferase domain-containing protein has product MMPSEEGVLSIQERDWILSRLSAIEGFDRVRFIILYGSYAEGRAMADSDVDLCIYYNSPPEDSSAFRFRALSELYSDRYDVQIFEQLPLYIRMDVLKGRVLYCPDERFLYDIALETIREFDDFKHRLYDYIGERVMS; this is encoded by the coding sequence ATGATGCCGTCTGAGGAGGGTGTTCTGTCCATACAGGAGCGAGACTGGATCCTCTCGCGGCTCTCCGCGATCGAGGGGTTCGACCGCGTTAGATTCATCATCCTCTACGGTTCCTATGCAGAGGGGCGGGCGATGGCCGACTCGGATGTCGACCTCTGCATCTACTATAATTCTCCACCGGAGGATTCGTCGGCATTCAGGTTCCGTGCGCTATCCGAACTCTACAGCGACCGCTACGACGTCCAAATTTTTGAGCAACTACCCCTGTACATCAGGATGGACGTCCTGAAAGGGCGTGTGCTCTACTGCCCTGATGAGCGCTTCCTTTATGACATTGCCCTGGAGACGATCCGGGAGTTTGACGACTTCAAACACCGGTTGTATGATTATATCGGCGAGAGGGTGATGAGTTGA
- a CDS encoding DUF5814 domain-containing protein, which yields MIADKARFRASRKVERAIGVRLPDRVFNTAFLEAVAPAMGHRSLDAHLREHLLNIHRDFLVCACKDSPNCGCPERKFAVTILEYRETGLDHRQIAEAMLEEYGIDLFPADILSFLEDSVHVLEVIREVARIEGREDLVKETDRHIRDVER from the coding sequence GTGATCGCAGATAAGGCCCGGTTCCGCGCATCACGCAAGGTTGAACGTGCGATTGGAGTCCGCCTCCCGGACCGGGTCTTCAATACCGCTTTTCTGGAGGCTGTTGCACCGGCGATGGGTCACCGCTCCCTCGATGCCCATCTGCGCGAGCACCTCCTCAATATCCACCGGGATTTTCTGGTGTGCGCCTGCAAGGACAGCCCGAACTGCGGGTGTCCAGAACGGAAGTTTGCCGTCACCATCCTTGAATATCGCGAGACCGGACTCGATCACCGGCAGATCGCCGAGGCGATGCTGGAGGAGTACGGGATCGATCTCTTCCCTGCCGACATCCTCTCGTTTCTCGAGGACTCGGTCCATGTGCTCGAGGTGATACGGGAGGTGGCCCGGATCGAGGGGCGGGAGGATCTGGTGAAGGAGACGGACCGGCATATTCGAGATGTGGAGCGATGA
- the larE gene encoding ATP-dependent sacrificial sulfur transferase LarE codes for MRRECLQRLLREHGRIVVALSGGTDSAVLLAAAVKSGIEVAAVSVDTGLAPAGEMEAAARTAEALGVEHTIIPIDMLAEEAVRTNAPERCYVCKRRMMEAIVEHAHRNGCAAVADGTHADDDPADRPGVRALHDLGVISPFARCGIGKAEICALAREWSMPVRPSSSCLVTRLPFGTTVTPAILRRIDRAEAVLREAIPGRVRVRPEGGLARIEVPAGYEETAQALIPRIIEIGFEDATVEGQ; via the coding sequence ATGCGCCGGGAATGCCTGCAGCGTCTTCTCCGTGAGCACGGCCGAATCGTCGTTGCCCTCTCAGGCGGAACGGACAGCGCCGTCCTGCTGGCGGCAGCAGTGAAAAGCGGGATAGAGGTGGCCGCCGTCAGTGTGGACACGGGACTCGCTCCTGCAGGTGAGATGGAGGCGGCGGCGAGAACGGCAGAGGCGCTCGGCGTCGAACACACCATTATCCCGATCGATATGCTCGCAGAGGAAGCGGTCAGGACCAATGCACCGGAGCGGTGCTATGTCTGTAAACGACGGATGATGGAGGCGATCGTGGAGCATGCGCACCGTAATGGGTGTGCCGCCGTTGCCGACGGCACCCATGCCGACGACGATCCGGCGGATCGCCCCGGTGTGCGGGCCCTCCACGACCTCGGGGTGATCAGCCCGTTTGCACGGTGCGGGATCGGGAAGGCGGAGATCTGTGCACTCGCCCGCGAATGGTCGATGCCAGTCCGCCCCTCCTCCTCCTGCCTTGTCACCCGCCTGCCGTTCGGTACGACGGTGACGCCCGCCATCCTCCGGCGGATCGACCGTGCGGAGGCAGTGCTCCGTGAGGCGATACCGGGCAGGGTCCGCGTCCGCCCCGAGGGGGGACTCGCACGGATCGAGGTGCCGGCAGGATATGAGGAGACGGCGCAGGCACTCATCCCACGGATCATTGAAATCGGTTTTGAGGATGCAACGGTGGAGGGACAATGA
- a CDS encoding type II toxin-antitoxin system HicA family toxin, producing the protein MSVLRWSLIGMKLKKAYELLKGNPKNIRYEDLCQAAEAFGFRLRGGKGSHRVYTREGVREIPEFPFFKHSIIAF; encoded by the coding sequence ATGAGCGTGTTGCGCTGGTCCTTGATTGGCATGAAACTGAAAAAGGCATATGAACTGTTGAAGGGCAATCCGAAAAATATCCGTTATGAGGATCTTTGTCAGGCAGCAGAAGCCTTTGGTTTTCGCCTGAGGGGAGGGAAGGGCAGTCACCGTGTGTATACTCGAGAAGGGGTGAGAGAGATCCCTGAGTTCCCGTTTTTTAAGCACAGCATAATTGCATTTTAA
- a CDS encoding glycosyltransferase, with amino-acid sequence MDGKNLLVLTSAFPDSENRSTGGIFVKEQIQEIKKYFDNIYVISRNSIFSKYFDQNNFSNYSFENVNVYYMDSYNFPIPYLPHILRGFWLNIESKQLLKVIRSKKIHFDLIHAHYTWYCGSIAVRLKNKFHVPVVITEHTSNSMNQAIKNNDAVWIKTWEDADHIIRVKSSDIAQIEGVGIPKHKISYIPNGYTQYKFYPRDLKNCRKLLGLPLDKKILLYVGNFYDPVKGHVHLVNATKELLRVRKDFIVIFIGTGKLKKDIEDYVTHTNLSSYIMMPSGRPHDEIGLWMNACDLFVLPSLSESFGIVQIEALACGKPIVATKNGGSEEILIADEYGFLVEPANPRDLADKILKALDKQWDQEIILHYAEQFTWEKIAKEIMDVYSKILDTEGYVK; translated from the coding sequence ATGGACGGAAAAAACCTCTTGGTACTAACCTCCGCCTTTCCAGATAGTGAAAACCGATCAACGGGGGGGATATTTGTAAAAGAACAGATCCAAGAAATTAAAAAATATTTTGACAATATTTACGTTATTTCACGCAATTCAATTTTCTCGAAATATTTCGACCAAAATAATTTTTCAAACTATTCTTTTGAAAATGTGAACGTGTATTACATGGATTCATATAATTTCCCAATTCCATATCTGCCCCATATTTTGCGAGGTTTCTGGCTCAACATCGAGTCGAAACAGTTATTGAAGGTGATCAGATCAAAAAAAATTCATTTTGATCTGATTCATGCACATTATACATGGTATTGCGGAAGCATAGCAGTAAGACTTAAAAATAAATTCCATGTCCCGGTTGTTATTACAGAACATACTTCGAATTCAATGAACCAGGCAATAAAAAATAATGATGCTGTATGGATCAAAACATGGGAAGATGCCGATCATATAATTAGAGTAAAATCATCCGATATTGCACAAATTGAAGGGGTTGGAATTCCCAAACACAAAATATCATATATTCCAAATGGATATACCCAATATAAGTTTTATCCAAGGGATCTGAAAAATTGCAGAAAACTTTTGGGCTTACCACTGGACAAAAAAATATTGCTATATGTAGGTAATTTTTACGATCCGGTAAAAGGACATGTCCATCTAGTCAATGCTACCAAAGAATTGTTGCGTGTTAGAAAAGATTTTATTGTCATTTTTATTGGAACAGGAAAATTAAAAAAAGATATTGAAGATTATGTTACCCATACAAACCTCTCTTCTTACATTATGATGCCCAGTGGAAGACCCCATGACGAAATTGGACTCTGGATGAACGCCTGCGATCTATTTGTATTACCAAGCCTCTCAGAAAGTTTCGGAATTGTTCAAATTGAAGCTTTGGCTTGTGGAAAGCCTATAGTAGCAACCAAAAACGGGGGGAGCGAGGAGATACTCATAGCGGATGAGTATGGTTTCCTTGTCGAGCCTGCAAACCCGAGAGATCTAGCAGATAAAATCTTGAAGGCACTGGATAAACAGTGGGATCAAGAAATAATCCTCCATTATGCAGAGCAATTTACATGGGAAAAAATTGCAAAGGAAATAATGGATGTATATTCCAAAATCTTAGATACTGAAGGTTATGTAAAATAG